The proteins below are encoded in one region of Syntrophotalea carbinolica DSM 2380:
- a CDS encoding putative sulfate/molybdate transporter: protein MRIHSFEFNMRELGGAMGDFGTLFPLAIGYIVVCGVDPTGMLVMMGLANVTTGLFYRLPMPIEPMKVLAVVAIAEQWSPSMVFASAFAMGLVWLFMSAAGVMGIVARITPKSVIRGIQAALGIMLALKALEMMATGWLLALVSLVIVLTLRQNRYAPAAVVLILLGGAVMYFNGTPDVLSGSMFALPGVHSFALSEVWQAMLQAGFSQIPLTATNAVIATAVLIRQYWPDKPVSERKLAFNMGLMNLVVPFFGGMPMCHGSGGLAGQYYFGARTGGANIIEGMLEIGLGLFLGGSIVGLFAAFPLAIVGAMMLLVGIELTKFAKDMTWNWHLAPMVVTLLVAVWTNMAYGFLAGMLLHHVGYRLSFQRSST, encoded by the coding sequence ATGAGGATCCATTCCTTCGAATTCAATATGCGTGAGTTGGGCGGAGCCATGGGGGATTTCGGCACCCTGTTTCCCCTCGCCATCGGCTATATCGTGGTGTGCGGTGTCGATCCCACCGGTATGTTGGTGATGATGGGGCTGGCCAATGTGACGACCGGATTGTTTTATCGACTGCCCATGCCCATCGAACCGATGAAGGTGCTTGCGGTGGTGGCCATCGCCGAGCAGTGGTCGCCTTCGATGGTTTTCGCTTCGGCTTTTGCCATGGGACTGGTCTGGTTGTTCATGTCGGCTGCCGGGGTGATGGGTATTGTCGCCCGCATAACCCCCAAATCGGTGATCCGTGGCATTCAGGCCGCACTCGGTATCATGCTGGCTTTGAAAGCTTTGGAAATGATGGCCACCGGCTGGCTTCTGGCGCTGGTGTCGTTGGTGATCGTGTTGACATTGCGGCAAAATCGGTATGCCCCCGCTGCTGTTGTATTGATACTTCTGGGGGGGGCTGTCATGTATTTCAACGGTACCCCGGACGTTCTGTCGGGGAGCATGTTTGCCTTGCCGGGAGTGCATTCCTTCGCTCTGTCCGAAGTGTGGCAGGCCATGCTGCAGGCCGGATTTTCCCAAATACCTCTGACGGCGACCAATGCCGTTATTGCCACAGCGGTATTGATTCGCCAGTATTGGCCGGACAAGCCGGTCAGTGAAAGGAAGCTGGCCTTCAATATGGGGCTTATGAATCTGGTGGTTCCATTTTTTGGCGGCATGCCGATGTGCCATGGATCCGGCGGTCTGGCCGGGCAATACTATTTCGGGGCGCGCACCGGCGGGGCTAATATTATCGAAGGGATGTTGGAAATCGGACTCGGTCTGTTCCTGGGCGGGAGCATTGTCGGGTTATTTGCGGCCTTTCCTCTGGCCATTGTCGGCGCCATGATGTTGCTGGTGGGCATCGAGTTGACAAAATTCGCCAAGGATATGACCTGGAATTGGCATTTGGCCCCCATGGTTGTGACGCTGCTGGTGGCTGTCTGGACCAATATGGCGTACGGATTTCTGGCCGGCATGCTGCTGCATCATGTCGGTTACCGGTTGTCTTTTCAACGCAGCAGCACATGA
- a CDS encoding EAL domain-containing protein, with protein sequence MNWRNALVVVFTICLLMPYAAWARDAKVLILHSYHAGFAWTDDQQQGFLEALKGSDVVGQVALRVEYLDASPGGDQADLQESFYTYLKTKYTRFIPDLIYATDDEAVAFLERYRRRLFPSTPVVYSGLDDLALDKRLDQQAFQGVFELKDVAGSIALAMHLEPTLRTLFFIGDDSAAAQGIKGRVEKEAAKVSPDIEVVFYNSASVEAIEAFLGNMQPKLLVVSSLEGVYDAQGNRVALHDTLQRLNDVGRFKILAMKDIYLTSGALGGAVNRGREQGGQAGYLAREQVFNETNADNESLYEVVSTSYMFDYRQMQRFGLASVDLPPGSTIVGRPPSFWMRHRLLITVLSGMAGLQLLAGWFLWRLSGTRRGTQKYLHEKEAQFKTVIRATHDAVVVINERGLVTLFNPAAEELFGWSSAEMLGCNLDILMPEGYRDQHRHDVASFFSTGEPSEAVGRSLELLAVHRSGKEFPIELSLSVGKYGHERFVLAILRDISSQRQVEREIKQLAYYDSLTGLPNRALFEDRFRRVLTTADRAGKMAALLFIGVDNLNSINDTHGHTYGDKLLKVIGQRLVAVAQNGATVVRWEGDKFVVLLPGLSDAETADTVARQILQSIAEPCEVDDQSFFVTASIGGAVYPQHGADGDKLLKNADMAMYASKELGRNTYCTFTEEMNRRVLERSGLEHNLRLALAREEFFLAYQPQVDQATGKVLGSEALLRWRHAEKGMISPGQFIPLAEESGLILPIGHWVLQTACAQNKAWQLAGYPPMRIAVNLSARQFQQPDFFDQVAQVLKDTELDPRYLELELTESLLMADADVAVETLRALRDLGVGIAIDDFGTGYSSLSYLKTFPIDRIKIAQEFVLDITRDPGDAAIVETVIAMAHGLGLDIVAEGVETEAQLEFLRARRCQVMQGYYFGRPMPAENFIEYLSENLVSVFPEVARGA encoded by the coding sequence ATGAATTGGCGCAATGCCCTGGTTGTCGTTTTTACAATATGTTTATTGATGCCGTATGCAGCTTGGGCGCGGGATGCAAAGGTTTTGATCCTCCATTCCTATCATGCGGGGTTTGCCTGGACCGATGATCAGCAGCAAGGATTTCTCGAGGCTCTCAAAGGCAGCGATGTCGTAGGGCAGGTGGCTTTGCGCGTTGAATATCTCGATGCCAGCCCCGGGGGAGATCAAGCGGACCTGCAGGAGTCTTTCTATACCTACCTGAAGACCAAATATACGCGTTTCATCCCTGACCTGATCTATGCGACGGATGATGAAGCCGTAGCTTTTCTTGAGCGTTATCGCCGCAGGTTGTTTCCCTCCACTCCGGTCGTATATAGCGGTCTCGACGATCTGGCTCTGGACAAACGCCTCGACCAGCAGGCCTTTCAAGGGGTTTTCGAGCTGAAAGATGTTGCGGGCAGCATCGCTCTTGCGATGCATCTGGAACCGACCCTGAGAACCTTGTTTTTCATTGGCGATGATTCGGCTGCAGCCCAAGGTATAAAAGGCCGTGTAGAAAAAGAGGCCGCAAAAGTTTCACCGGACATCGAAGTCGTTTTTTATAACAGCGCGTCTGTGGAGGCCATTGAAGCCTTTCTGGGCAACATGCAGCCGAAATTGCTGGTGGTAAGTTCTCTCGAGGGCGTGTACGACGCACAGGGGAACCGGGTCGCCCTGCATGACACCCTGCAGCGTCTGAATGATGTCGGCAGATTCAAGATTTTGGCCATGAAAGACATTTATCTGACCTCCGGAGCGCTTGGCGGCGCGGTTAACCGAGGCCGGGAACAGGGGGGGCAGGCCGGTTATCTGGCCCGTGAGCAGGTTTTTAATGAAACTAATGCCGATAATGAATCCCTGTATGAAGTGGTTTCCACGTCTTATATGTTCGATTATCGACAGATGCAGCGATTTGGGCTGGCGTCCGTCGATCTGCCGCCTGGCAGCACCATCGTCGGGCGGCCCCCGTCTTTCTGGATGCGTCATCGTCTGCTGATTACGGTGTTAAGCGGGATGGCTGGTCTGCAGCTGCTGGCGGGCTGGTTCCTGTGGCGATTGAGCGGTACCCGGCGTGGAACCCAGAAATATCTGCATGAGAAGGAAGCTCAGTTCAAAACCGTGATCCGTGCCACGCATGATGCCGTGGTCGTTATCAATGAGCGCGGCCTTGTCACTCTTTTCAATCCTGCCGCGGAAGAACTGTTCGGCTGGAGCAGCGCGGAGATGCTTGGTTGCAATCTTGATATTCTTATGCCGGAAGGGTATCGCGATCAGCACCGACATGATGTTGCCAGCTTTTTCAGTACCGGCGAGCCTTCAGAGGCGGTGGGGCGGAGTCTCGAGCTGTTGGCGGTGCATCGTTCCGGTAAGGAGTTTCCCATTGAGTTGAGCCTGTCGGTTGGGAAATATGGTCACGAGCGCTTCGTGTTGGCCATTTTGCGCGACATCTCCAGTCAACGCCAGGTGGAACGGGAAATCAAACAGTTGGCCTATTATGACAGTTTGACAGGCCTGCCCAACAGGGCTCTGTTTGAGGATCGTTTCCGTCGTGTGCTGACCACTGCAGACCGGGCGGGAAAAATGGCGGCACTGCTGTTTATCGGGGTCGACAATCTCAATTCCATCAATGATACCCACGGCCACACCTATGGCGATAAATTGCTCAAAGTAATCGGGCAGCGGCTGGTTGCTGTTGCTCAAAATGGGGCCACGGTGGTTCGCTGGGAGGGGGATAAATTTGTTGTCCTGCTGCCCGGCTTGTCGGATGCGGAAACGGCTGATACCGTAGCCAGGCAGATCCTCCAGTCAATTGCCGAGCCGTGTGAGGTCGATGATCAGTCTTTTTTCGTGACAGCCAGCATCGGCGGCGCCGTCTATCCCCAGCACGGGGCCGATGGCGACAAGCTGCTAAAAAATGCGGATATGGCCATGTATGCGTCCAAAGAGTTGGGGCGCAATACCTATTGCACCTTTACCGAGGAGATGAATCGTCGGGTATTGGAACGCAGCGGGCTTGAACACAACTTGAGACTAGCGCTTGCACGGGAAGAGTTTTTTCTCGCTTATCAACCGCAAGTCGATCAGGCCACGGGAAAAGTTTTGGGTTCCGAGGCCTTGTTGAGGTGGCGGCATGCCGAAAAAGGTATGATCTCTCCGGGCCAGTTTATTCCTTTGGCCGAGGAAAGCGGTCTGATCCTGCCTATCGGGCATTGGGTGTTGCAGACCGCCTGTGCGCAGAACAAAGCATGGCAGCTTGCAGGTTATCCGCCCATGCGTATTGCGGTTAATCTCTCGGCGCGTCAATTTCAGCAGCCTGATTTTTTTGATCAGGTGGCCCAGGTTCTGAAAGATACGGAACTGGATCCTCGATATCTGGAGCTGGAGCTGACCGAAAGTTTGCTTATGGCGGATGCGGATGTCGCGGTCGAAACGCTTCGCGCCTTACGAGATCTCGGTGTGGGGATTGCCATCGACGATTTCGGTACCGGCTATTCTTCCCTGAGTTATCTCAAGACTTTCCCCATCGACCGGATAAAAATCGCGCAGGAATTCGTGCTGGACATCACTCGCGACCCTGGTGATGCGGCCATCGTCGAAACGGTTATTGCCATGGCCCATGGGCTTGGTCTGGATATCGTGGCGGAGGGTGTGGAAACCGAGGCCCAGCTTGAATTTCTGCGTGCCCGCAGATGCCAGGTTATGCAGGGGTATTATTTCGGTCGGCCGATGCCGGCTGAAAATTTCATTGAATATCTGTCGGAGAACCTGGTGTCGGTTTTTCCGGAAGTTGCTCGCGGCGCTTGA
- a CDS encoding sulfide/dihydroorotate dehydrogenase-like FAD/NAD-binding protein, whose translation MFKILSNEQIAPKLYRLAVLAPRIAGHRRPGQFVIVHADRQAERIPLTIADADERQGTIILYVQAVGYSTGRLVKMAAGSSLRDVAGPLGRPTDIQKWGRATCVGGGVGTAVLYPVAKALAAAGNQVTALIGGRTASLIILRDELAAFCHPIHITTEDGSLGQKGFVTQVLEKQLRDSSLQPQVVFAAGPVPMMRAVAEMTRPYGVRTIVSLNPIMIDGTGMCGGCRVMVDGEMKFACVDGPEFDGHKVDFDLLTDRLTTYREEECRMLKQLDDRRDRPT comes from the coding sequence ATGTTCAAAATCCTGAGCAACGAACAGATCGCCCCCAAACTATACCGTCTGGCCGTCCTGGCGCCGCGCATCGCAGGCCATCGCCGCCCCGGACAATTTGTCATTGTGCACGCTGACCGGCAGGCCGAACGGATTCCCCTGACCATTGCCGACGCCGATGAGCGGCAGGGAACCATCATTCTATACGTCCAGGCAGTGGGATACAGTACAGGGCGGTTGGTGAAAATGGCGGCGGGTTCCAGCCTGCGGGATGTGGCAGGACCTTTGGGCAGACCTACCGACATCCAAAAATGGGGACGCGCAACCTGTGTCGGCGGCGGCGTGGGAACGGCCGTTCTCTACCCGGTGGCCAAAGCACTGGCCGCTGCCGGCAATCAGGTCACCGCCTTGATCGGCGGACGTACGGCATCACTGATCATTCTCCGGGATGAACTGGCTGCCTTCTGCCACCCGATCCATATCACAACCGAAGATGGCAGCCTGGGGCAAAAGGGATTCGTAACGCAGGTATTGGAGAAACAGTTACGCGACAGTTCCTTACAACCCCAGGTCGTTTTCGCTGCCGGACCTGTACCCATGATGCGCGCCGTAGCCGAGATGACCCGGCCCTACGGTGTCCGCACTATCGTCAGCCTTAACCCTATTATGATCGATGGAACGGGGATGTGCGGCGGGTGCCGCGTCATGGTCGATGGGGAGATGAAATTTGCCTGTGTGGATGGCCCCGAATTCGACGGCCACAAAGTAGACTTCGATCTGCTGACCGATCGTTTAACAACTTACAGGGAAGAAGAATGTCGCATGCTCAAACAACTGGATGACCGTCGAGATCGCCCGACTTGA
- a CDS encoding 4Fe-4S binding protein, translating into MGTHYITEDCINCGACADVCPVDAISEKGELHIVDQPTCTDCGACDEVCPVDAIKWD; encoded by the coding sequence ATGGGAACGCATTATATCACCGAAGACTGTATCAATTGCGGGGCCTGTGCCGATGTTTGTCCGGTCGATGCTATCAGTGAAAAAGGGGAATTGCATATCGTCGATCAGCCGACCTGCACGGATTGCGGTGCGTGCGATGAAGTTTGTCCGGTTGACGCCATCAAGTGGGATTGA
- a CDS encoding pyridoxal phosphate-dependent aminotransferase yields MHIELSPRALHVKPFLAMEIMERAKELEAGGRDIIYLCLGEPDLPTPEPVRNAAIQAIEAGSTTYTHSLGLPEIRQAIADHYRQRYGVAVEASRILVSAGTSPLMLLLFSALLNKGDELILSDPSYACYPNFIRFAGGEPVFLRTRAEDGFQPRPEHIRENLSPRTRGILINSPSNPTGSVLPSAWLAEMATMPVPLISDEIYHGLTYEGEERSVLEFTQNAFVLGGFSKAYAMTGWRLGYLIVPASCIRTLQCLHQNFMICAGNFVQVAGITALRDCQQDVARMRAIYDQRRRYLIEELPKLGLPLHSCPTGAFYALADARHLGQDSRKLALTILEETGVALTPGVDFGAGGEGYLRFSYANSLDNIKLALARLRQFIATRAADKA; encoded by the coding sequence ATGCATATTGAACTGTCGCCCCGCGCCCTGCATGTCAAGCCGTTCCTCGCCATGGAAATCATGGAGCGCGCCAAGGAACTGGAAGCCGGTGGACGGGATATCATTTACCTGTGCCTCGGCGAACCGGACCTGCCCACTCCCGAACCGGTTCGGAACGCGGCCATTCAGGCTATCGAAGCAGGCAGCACCACCTATACCCATTCCCTGGGCCTGCCGGAAATTCGCCAGGCCATCGCCGACCATTACCGGCAACGCTACGGTGTTGCTGTCGAAGCTTCGCGCATCCTTGTTTCCGCCGGCACCAGCCCCCTCATGCTACTGCTGTTTTCCGCGCTGTTAAACAAGGGGGACGAGCTGATCCTGAGCGATCCGAGCTATGCCTGTTATCCCAACTTTATCCGTTTTGCCGGCGGTGAACCGGTCTTTTTACGGACCCGCGCCGAAGACGGTTTTCAGCCACGCCCCGAGCACATCCGTGAAAATCTCAGTCCGCGCACCCGTGGGATTCTCATCAACTCCCCCTCCAACCCCACCGGGTCCGTGCTGCCTTCAGCGTGGCTGGCCGAAATGGCGACCATGCCCGTACCCTTGATTTCCGATGAAATCTACCATGGCTTGACCTACGAAGGCGAAGAACGCAGCGTCCTGGAGTTTACCCAGAATGCCTTTGTACTTGGCGGGTTTTCCAAAGCCTATGCCATGACCGGTTGGCGGCTTGGTTATCTGATCGTCCCTGCAAGCTGCATCCGCACACTGCAATGCCTGCATCAAAATTTCATGATCTGTGCCGGAAATTTCGTACAGGTCGCCGGCATAACCGCGCTGCGCGATTGCCAGCAAGACGTGGCACGCATGCGCGCCATCTACGACCAACGCCGCCGCTACCTCATCGAAGAACTCCCCAAGCTCGGCCTCCCCTTGCACAGCTGTCCCACCGGAGCATTTTATGCCCTTGCCGATGCCCGGCACCTCGGCCAGGATTCCCGCAAATTGGCTTTGACCATCCTGGAGGAAACCGGCGTGGCCCTGACCCCGGGAGTCGATTTCGGCGCAGGTGGCGAAGGTTATCTGCGTTTTTCCTACGCCAATTCCCTGGACAATATCAAGTTGGCCCTGGCCCGTCTTCGCCAATTCATCGCCACACGTGCTGCCGATAAAGCCTAA
- a CDS encoding AAA family ATPase yields MQERITANHLLRLIAAGTPLIYLATDNESRTESMITRTAERGLKNFSIPQSWSCTSGFPSVEGTEEALSGLRWALGQDCRGIFIFKDLHWFWHDNPFLQRTLLDFAAQRHAHQKTLIFLGPSTALPEVLQRSMQVFEHPLPDRSELRSYLENRRQRDPLLQQMMVSDDALNQLVTASQGLDYCNIESALRLSRTTKKTSLNELIDTLFLDKKQLLRKSGIMEFIDTPPASAQVGGMENLKHWLSKREKVFGCDDLAEGRNLPKGILIMGISGCGKSLFVKAIAARWHLPMVRLDMATIYEGTFGSPESSLRQACRVAESLAPCVLWIDEIEAGISNQGFKSEGGSASRVLGYFLTWMQEKQHPVFVAATANAIEMLPAEMLRKGRFDEIFYVALPSVEERQDIFRIHLERRNHALEGISLSMLAHSAKGFSGAEIEQAVASASFEAMALERPMQQQDIMEAIARTVPLSITMAEQIKKIEAWAFKRAVPASKPPK; encoded by the coding sequence ATGCAGGAACGCATAACCGCCAACCACCTTCTTCGCCTGATTGCGGCAGGCACCCCGCTCATCTATCTGGCTACCGACAACGAATCTCGCACCGAAAGCATGATTACCCGCACCGCGGAACGCGGGCTCAAGAATTTTTCCATACCGCAATCCTGGTCATGCACCAGCGGCTTTCCCAGCGTTGAAGGAACCGAAGAAGCGTTGTCAGGCCTGCGCTGGGCGCTGGGGCAAGACTGCCGCGGCATTTTTATTTTTAAGGATCTCCATTGGTTCTGGCATGACAACCCCTTCCTACAAAGGACTCTGCTGGATTTTGCCGCGCAGCGTCACGCCCATCAGAAAACCCTTATTTTCCTCGGCCCATCGACGGCCCTGCCGGAAGTGCTCCAACGCTCCATGCAGGTTTTCGAACATCCTCTGCCCGACCGTTCGGAGCTCCGCTCCTATTTGGAAAATCGCAGACAACGCGACCCTCTGCTGCAACAGATGATGGTCAGCGACGACGCGCTCAATCAGCTCGTAACAGCCTCTCAGGGACTTGATTATTGCAATATAGAAAGTGCCCTGCGCCTGAGTCGGACCACAAAAAAAACGTCTTTAAACGAACTGATCGACACGCTGTTCCTTGACAAAAAACAACTGCTGCGCAAAAGCGGCATTATGGAGTTTATTGACACACCACCGGCTTCAGCCCAGGTCGGCGGCATGGAGAACCTTAAACACTGGCTATCCAAACGGGAAAAAGTTTTCGGCTGCGACGATCTTGCAGAAGGACGCAATCTTCCCAAAGGCATTTTGATCATGGGTATCAGCGGCTGCGGAAAAAGTCTTTTTGTGAAAGCCATAGCGGCACGCTGGCATCTGCCGATGGTACGACTGGATATGGCCACCATTTATGAAGGCACCTTCGGCTCTCCGGAAAGCAGCCTGCGCCAGGCTTGCCGGGTCGCCGAATCCCTGGCCCCCTGCGTCTTATGGATCGATGAAATCGAGGCGGGGATTTCCAACCAGGGATTCAAGTCAGAAGGTGGTTCGGCCTCCAGGGTTCTCGGTTACTTTTTAACCTGGATGCAGGAAAAGCAGCATCCGGTTTTTGTCGCAGCCACAGCCAACGCCATAGAAATGTTACCGGCAGAAATGCTGCGCAAGGGGCGCTTCGATGAAATCTTCTATGTCGCCCTGCCATCCGTTGAAGAAAGACAGGATATTTTCCGCATCCACCTGGAAAGGCGCAATCACGCCCTGGAAGGTATCTCCCTGAGCATGCTGGCCCATTCAGCCAAAGGCTTTTCCGGTGCCGAAATCGAGCAAGCCGTTGCCAGTGCCTCTTTCGAAGCCATGGCCCTTGAGCGCCCCATGCAGCAACAAGATATCATGGAAGCTATTGCGCGCACCGTGCCCCTGTCGATCACCATGGCCGAGCAGATCAAAAAGATAGAGGCCTGGGCCTTCAAGCGCGCGGTGCCGGCCAGCAAACCCCCTAAGTGA
- a CDS encoding proline--tRNA ligase gives MRYTDYLLPTLKETPSDAEVISHKLMLRAGMIRKLAAGIYNYLPFGLRSIRKVEQIVREEMDRAGAMELLMPMVVPSELWEESGRWEHYGKELLRFTDRKDASFCLGPTHEEVITDLVRNTVRSYRQLPLNLYQIQGKFRDEIRPRFGLMRGREFIMKDAYSFDIDEAGADVAYEKMYQAYRRIFERCGLKFRAVEADTGNIGGSSSHEFMVLAASGEDAIVSCGQCEYAANIEKAEVALTASDTPVAAAELARVDTPGCKSIEEVAAFLKVDKERLVKTLIVQTDAGETLAVLLRGNHELNDIKLCRLLGCNEITLAPDDVVGKVTGAAPGFAGPVDLSLRVLADFAVQGMADFVTGANAADTHYVGVNLERDFTVEQFADLRAAEAGDICPRCGGVLEIWRGIEVGHVFKLGTKYSAALGATVLDDQGQDRELFMGCYGIGVGRTVAAAIEQNHDENGIVFPMPIAPFHVLVTVVNPRQEEVLAAAENLYAELQALGVEVLLDDRDERPGSKFKDADLIGIPLRLTVGARGLKENAVELQERAGGERRMLPLAEAAALVRDMVVEACGR, from the coding sequence ATGCGCTACACGGATTATCTTCTTCCTACATTGAAGGAAACGCCTTCCGACGCGGAAGTCATCAGTCATAAACTCATGCTCAGAGCCGGCATGATTCGTAAGCTTGCCGCCGGTATTTACAATTATCTGCCTTTTGGGCTGCGTTCCATTCGCAAAGTCGAGCAGATTGTGCGTGAAGAAATGGATCGGGCCGGTGCCATGGAGCTTCTCATGCCCATGGTTGTGCCTTCCGAACTATGGGAAGAGTCGGGGCGCTGGGAGCACTACGGCAAGGAATTGCTGCGTTTCACCGATCGTAAAGATGCTTCTTTTTGTCTGGGCCCCACCCATGAGGAAGTCATCACCGACCTGGTTCGCAACACCGTTCGTTCCTATCGCCAATTGCCCCTTAACCTCTACCAGATTCAAGGCAAGTTCCGGGACGAAATAAGACCTCGCTTCGGCTTGATGCGCGGCCGCGAATTCATTATGAAGGATGCCTATTCTTTCGATATTGACGAGGCCGGCGCGGACGTAGCTTACGAAAAAATGTATCAGGCATACCGGCGTATTTTCGAGCGGTGCGGATTAAAGTTCCGGGCTGTGGAAGCCGATACGGGAAACATCGGTGGGAGTTCTTCCCATGAGTTCATGGTCTTGGCGGCCTCCGGTGAAGACGCTATCGTGTCCTGTGGGCAGTGTGAATATGCCGCGAATATCGAGAAGGCCGAAGTTGCGTTAACGGCGAGCGATACGCCTGTAGCCGCAGCTGAGTTGGCCAGGGTGGACACGCCCGGGTGTAAAAGCATTGAAGAAGTCGCTGCGTTTTTGAAGGTCGACAAGGAGCGTCTGGTCAAGACGCTGATAGTGCAGACCGATGCCGGAGAGACACTGGCTGTATTGTTGCGTGGGAATCACGAACTTAACGATATAAAATTATGCCGTCTTCTGGGCTGCAACGAGATTACCCTGGCGCCGGACGATGTGGTCGGCAAGGTTACCGGCGCAGCTCCCGGTTTTGCTGGGCCGGTGGATTTGTCCCTGAGGGTTTTGGCGGACTTTGCGGTTCAGGGCATGGCCGATTTTGTGACGGGAGCCAATGCCGCTGATACTCACTATGTGGGGGTCAACCTTGAGCGGGATTTCACCGTGGAGCAGTTTGCCGACCTGCGCGCGGCCGAAGCTGGCGATATCTGCCCGCGGTGTGGCGGCGTGTTGGAGATCTGGCGTGGCATCGAAGTCGGCCATGTCTTTAAGCTGGGCACGAAATATTCGGCTGCCCTGGGTGCTACCGTATTGGACGATCAGGGGCAGGATCGCGAATTGTTCATGGGGTGTTACGGGATCGGTGTGGGGCGCACGGTTGCTGCTGCCATTGAGCAGAACCATGATGAAAACGGAATCGTTTTTCCCATGCCCATCGCGCCTTTTCATGTCTTGGTAACCGTTGTCAATCCTCGCCAGGAGGAGGTTCTCGCTGCTGCTGAGAATCTCTATGCCGAGCTACAGGCTCTTGGTGTCGAAGTGTTGCTGGACGATCGCGATGAACGGCCCGGCAGTAAATTTAAAGATGCCGATCTGATCGGTATTCCGCTGCGCCTGACGGTCGGTGCGCGCGGTCTCAAGGAAAATGCTGTAGAATTGCAGGAGCGTGCCGGTGGCGAGCGGCGTATGCTTCCTCTTGCGGAAGCTGCGGCTCTGGTGCGGGATATGGTCGTTGAGGCCTGCGGCCGATAA
- a CDS encoding DUF4388 domain-containing protein, with the protein MSKINIDGSGRLELPVSVVREIGAASLELVCHSNAHLLFSNVDCGFQLAGVLGEIAMVDVLSFLNMFRKTGALVVSLAGGEKEVSFLRGEIVAAASSFPEEDICTVLLEMGKLDQGALPKYRQLIAGSGGSGRVLVEKGVIAPKDLWLATRSQVENIVFNIFGASQGSFFFLEKEPEKEKMVRLAMTTQNMIMEGLRRVDERALFMRVIRSMDALPKASGKSVENLTAEEERLLKLIVGGGLDVRELLRRGKMSEFEGLRALYELINKGAVSIQDAPATAVAGDLGEILLVFNGALTALYRRVSAKNSEFLNEITTFLRQMPSPFSYVFKDVSLREDGTVDGRKVLTNLSGLEEQDKKRLLAEALSELIYMECMAAQRDLGQAESARLIQKVQEVPRRVNKLLVKKQFSEG; encoded by the coding sequence ATGAGTAAGATAAATATCGACGGCAGTGGACGCTTGGAGTTACCGGTATCTGTGGTAAGGGAAATTGGAGCCGCATCTCTGGAGTTGGTGTGTCATTCAAATGCTCACCTGCTTTTCTCCAATGTAGACTGTGGCTTTCAGCTGGCGGGCGTCCTGGGCGAAATCGCCATGGTCGATGTGCTCTCCTTTTTGAATATGTTTCGCAAGACGGGGGCGCTGGTTGTCAGCTTGGCCGGTGGCGAGAAAGAAGTCAGCTTTTTGCGTGGCGAGATCGTCGCCGCGGCAAGCTCCTTTCCCGAAGAAGATATCTGTACGGTGTTGCTTGAGATGGGGAAGCTCGATCAGGGGGCGCTGCCCAAGTATCGCCAGTTGATAGCCGGTTCCGGTGGCAGCGGCCGCGTGCTGGTGGAAAAGGGAGTCATCGCTCCCAAGGATCTCTGGCTGGCGACCCGAAGCCAGGTCGAAAATATCGTGTTCAATATTTTCGGCGCCTCTCAGGGAAGTTTCTTCTTCCTTGAGAAAGAGCCCGAAAAAGAAAAGATGGTGCGCCTGGCCATGACCACCCAGAACATGATTATGGAGGGGTTGCGTCGTGTCGATGAACGTGCCCTTTTTATGCGGGTTATTCGTTCCATGGATGCGCTGCCGAAGGCCTCGGGCAAGTCCGTTGAGAATCTCACGGCTGAGGAAGAGCGACTGCTCAAGCTGATCGTTGGTGGAGGCTTGGATGTCCGGGAGCTTCTGCGACGCGGCAAAATGTCGGAATTTGAAGGCCTGCGTGCGCTTTACGAGTTGATTAATAAGGGTGCTGTATCCATACAGGATGCTCCCGCGACTGCCGTCGCTGGTGACCTTGGTGAAATTTTACTGGTTTTCAACGGCGCCTTAACGGCCCTGTATCGCAGGGTTTCGGCCAAGAACAGCGAGTTTCTCAACGAAATAACCACTTTTTTGCGGCAGATGCCCTCGCCTTTTTCTTATGTTTTCAAGGACGTCAGTCTGCGCGAGGACGGTACGGTTGACGGCCGCAAAGTGCTGACCAATCTGTCGGGACTTGAAGAGCAGGATAAAAAGCGGTTGTTGGCCGAGGCCCTTAGTGAATTGATTTATATGGAATGTATGGCTGCTCAGCGTGATCTCGGGCAGGCCGAATCCGCCCGCCTGATCCAGAAAGTTCAGGAAGTGCCAAGGCGCGTCAATAAGCTCTTGGTTAAAAAACAGTTTTCCGAAGGATGA